From Bacillus sp. FSL K6-3431, the proteins below share one genomic window:
- a CDS encoding D-alanyl-D-alanine carboxypeptidase family protein — protein MYIALGLAVIVMLSVIQLPERAFAETSLDVNADAAIVVEVSTGKILYAKNIDTALGIASMTKMMTEYLMFEAIKEKKISWDQEQIISEYVHQVSKDTALSNVGLEVGKPYTIRELYEALAIYSANGATIAIAEAIAGSESKFVKMMNEKAEELGLDNYNFVNSTGLNNQSLLGKHPDGTGPEDESVMSARSTAKLAAQLMKDFPEVLETSSVPTMKFRDLIGEMTNWNKMLPGLDFEYPGVDGLKTGTTDFAGRSFTGTAKRDDMRIITVVMNAKDSDGNSSDKGRFGETRKLMDYAFANFSMKEIFPKNYELKGKKSLPVTKGKEKSVKIHTEQPLQLVIKNGEEKSFNPVFTVDKKKMNKEGVLTAPLKKGEQVGTLGAVQKGNEDDGFLEKGYTQTVKVVTTEKVEKANWFVLMMRGVGGFFSDIWGSATDMVKGWF, from the coding sequence ATGTATATAGCATTAGGTTTAGCCGTTATTGTAATGTTAAGTGTTATCCAACTCCCTGAGCGTGCTTTTGCAGAAACATCATTAGATGTCAATGCCGATGCTGCTATTGTAGTAGAAGTAAGCACAGGAAAAATTTTATATGCAAAAAATATAGATACAGCGCTGGGTATTGCGTCTATGACGAAAATGATGACGGAATATCTTATGTTCGAAGCCATTAAAGAAAAGAAAATTTCATGGGATCAAGAGCAAATAATAAGTGAGTATGTCCATCAAGTCTCTAAAGATACAGCACTTTCAAATGTTGGCCTTGAAGTAGGAAAACCTTATACAATTAGAGAATTGTACGAAGCATTAGCAATCTATTCAGCAAATGGGGCTACAATTGCTATTGCAGAAGCTATTGCTGGTTCAGAATCAAAATTTGTTAAAATGATGAATGAAAAAGCAGAAGAGCTTGGACTAGATAATTATAATTTTGTAAACTCAACAGGTTTAAATAATCAAAGTTTACTAGGAAAGCATCCTGATGGAACAGGTCCTGAAGATGAGAGTGTCATGTCAGCGCGATCAACAGCTAAACTTGCTGCTCAATTGATGAAGGATTTTCCAGAAGTACTGGAAACATCTAGTGTACCAACAATGAAATTTCGTGATTTAATAGGCGAAATGACAAACTGGAACAAAATGCTTCCAGGTCTTGATTTTGAATATCCAGGTGTAGATGGATTAAAGACCGGAACCACTGATTTTGCTGGACGTAGCTTTACAGGAACGGCTAAACGTGATGATATGAGAATTATCACCGTTGTAATGAATGCGAAAGATTCAGATGGTAATAGCAGTGATAAAGGACGATTTGGTGAAACAAGAAAATTGATGGATTATGCTTTTGCGAATTTTTCAATGAAAGAAATTTTTCCGAAAAATTATGAATTAAAAGGGAAAAAGTCATTGCCTGTAACAAAGGGTAAGGAGAAATCTGTCAAAATCCATACAGAACAACCATTACAATTGGTTATTAAAAATGGGGAAGAAAAATCGTTTAACCCTGTTTTTACAGTTGATAAAAAGAAAATGAATAAAGAAGGAGTGTTAACTGCTCCTCTCAAGAAAGGCGAACAAGTAGGAACCCTTGGAGCTGTCCAAAAAGGAAATGAAGATGATGGGTTCTTAGAAAAAGGCTACACACAAACAGTAAAAGTTGTTACAACTGAAAAAGTTGAAAAAGCAAATTGGTTTGTATTGATGATGCGTGGTGTAGGCGGTTTTTTCTCTGATATCTGGGGAAGTGCCACAGATATGGTGAAAGGCTGGTTCTAA
- the pdxS gene encoding pyridoxal 5'-phosphate synthase lyase subunit PdxS, which translates to MKTGTDLVKRGMAEMQKGGVIMDVINAEQAKLAEEAGAVAVMALERVPSDIRAAGGVARMADPTIVEEVMAAVSIPVMAKARIGHIVEARILEAMGVDYIDESEVLTPADEEFHLNKKEYTVPFVCGCRDLGEAARRIGEGASMLRTKGEPGTGNIVEAVRHIRKVNAQVRKVSYMDEDELMTEAKLLGAPYELLLEIKRTGRLPVVNFAAGGVATPADAALMMQLGADGVFVGSGIFKSENPAKFARAIVEATTHYQDYAKIAELSKGLGTPMKGIEISTLAAEQRMQERGW; encoded by the coding sequence ATGAAAACTGGAACAGATCTTGTAAAACGCGGTATGGCTGAAATGCAAAAAGGCGGCGTAATAATGGATGTCATTAACGCGGAGCAAGCGAAATTAGCAGAAGAAGCTGGAGCTGTAGCAGTAATGGCTCTTGAAAGAGTGCCTTCCGATATTCGCGCTGCAGGTGGCGTAGCAAGAATGGCCGATCCAACTATCGTAGAGGAAGTAATGGCAGCAGTTTCTATTCCAGTAATGGCGAAAGCTCGAATTGGTCACATTGTAGAAGCGCGTATATTAGAGGCTATGGGCGTTGATTATATAGATGAAAGTGAAGTGCTAACTCCGGCAGATGAGGAGTTCCATTTAAATAAAAAAGAATATACTGTACCATTCGTTTGTGGATGTCGCGATCTAGGTGAAGCGGCTCGTAGAATAGGTGAAGGCGCTTCTATGCTTAGAACAAAAGGCGAACCAGGAACAGGAAATATTGTTGAGGCAGTTCGACATATTAGAAAAGTAAATGCTCAAGTACGTAAAGTTTCATATATGGATGAGGATGAATTAATGACGGAAGCTAAACTGCTGGGTGCTCCGTATGAATTATTATTGGAAATCAAGCGGACTGGACGTCTACCAGTTGTTAACTTTGCTGCCGGTGGTGTAGCAACGCCAGCGGATGCTGCTTTAATGATGCAGCTAGGAGCAGATGGTGTGTTTGTTGGCTCTGGTATTTTCAAATCTGAAAACCCTGCGAAGTTCGCTCGTGCGATCGTAGAAGCAACAACTCATTATCAAGATTATGCAAAAATTGCAGAACTTTCTAAAGGACTTGGAACACCAATGAAAGGTATTGAAATCTCTACACTTGCAGCAGAACAACGGATGCAGGAGCGCGGGTGGTAA
- the pdxT gene encoding pyridoxal 5'-phosphate synthase glutaminase subunit PdxT: MTVGILGLQGAVREHVRAVEQCGVQAVVVKNVDQLVHVDGLILPGGESTTMRRLLDKYQFMEPLREFAEIGKPIFGTCAGLILLANKISGSDEVHLGLMDVVVERNSFGRQRDSFEADIAIAGVTNSMNAVFIRAPHITEAGENVEILAKYDGRIVAVREGQFLGCSFHPELTVDNSLTNYFIEMIRKA, from the coding sequence ATTACGGTTGGCATACTTGGGCTTCAAGGAGCAGTACGTGAGCATGTACGAGCAGTAGAACAATGTGGAGTACAGGCAGTTGTCGTGAAAAATGTAGATCAGCTTGTTCATGTGGATGGATTGATTTTACCTGGTGGGGAAAGCACAACGATGCGAAGATTACTTGACAAATATCAGTTCATGGAACCACTTCGTGAATTTGCTGAAATTGGTAAACCAATATTTGGGACATGCGCAGGATTAATATTACTTGCTAATAAAATAAGCGGATCTGATGAAGTTCATTTAGGACTGATGGATGTTGTTGTTGAACGAAATTCATTTGGTCGTCAGCGCGATAGCTTTGAGGCTGATATAGCGATTGCTGGAGTAACAAACTCCATGAATGCCGTGTTTATAAGAGCTCCTCATATTACAGAAGCTGGCGAAAATGTGGAAATATTAGCGAAGTATGATGGTAGAATTGTTGCAGTAAGAGAAGGACAATTTCTTGGCTGTTCATTCCACCCAGAACTAACAGTTGATAATAGTTTGACAAACTACTTTATTGAAATGATAAGAAAAGCGTAA
- the serS gene encoding serine--tRNA ligase — translation MLDMKLLRGNFEEIKAKLQHRGEDLTDLDKFGELDQRRRESILNVEQLKNKRNEVSQQIAQMKKEKQNADELITEMRVVGDKIKELDTRIREVEEELGQLLLSIPNIPHESVPVGESEDDNVEIRNWGEVRQFAFEPKPHWDIASKLGIVDFERAAKVTGSRFVFYKGLGARLERALISFMLDLHVEEHGYEEMIPPYMVNRTSMTGTGQLPKFEEDAFLIEEEDYFLIPTAEVPVTNYHRDEILQGDILPITYSAYSACFRSEAGSAGRDTRGLIRQHQFNKVELVRFVKPEDSYAELEILTGHAEKVLQLLNLPYRVLSMCTGDLGFTAAKKYDLEVWIPSYGTYREISSCSNFEAYQARRANIRFRPEPNAKPQHVHTLNGSGLAIGRTVAAILENYQQEDGTVEIPEVLRPYMRNKEVIN, via the coding sequence ATGCTAGATATGAAATTATTGCGTGGAAATTTTGAAGAAATAAAGGCAAAGTTACAGCACCGAGGTGAAGATTTAACTGACTTGGATAAATTCGGGGAATTGGATCAACGGAGACGTGAATCTATTCTAAATGTAGAACAGTTAAAAAATAAGCGAAATGAAGTTTCCCAACAAATTGCTCAAATGAAAAAAGAAAAACAAAATGCAGACGAATTAATTACGGAGATGCGGGTAGTCGGTGATAAAATTAAAGAATTAGATACCAGGATCCGTGAGGTGGAAGAAGAGTTAGGACAATTGCTATTATCTATTCCAAATATACCTCATGAAAGTGTGCCTGTAGGTGAATCTGAAGACGATAATGTAGAGATTCGAAATTGGGGAGAAGTTCGCCAATTTGCATTTGAACCGAAGCCACATTGGGATATTGCAAGTAAACTTGGAATTGTTGATTTTGAAAGAGCAGCTAAAGTAACAGGAAGTCGGTTTGTATTTTATAAAGGCTTAGGGGCGCGTTTAGAACGAGCGTTGATCAGTTTCATGCTTGATCTTCATGTGGAGGAACATGGCTATGAAGAAATGATTCCTCCATATATGGTAAATAGAACGAGCATGACTGGCACTGGACAGTTACCAAAATTTGAAGAGGATGCCTTCTTAATTGAAGAAGAGGACTATTTCCTTATTCCGACAGCTGAAGTACCCGTAACAAATTATCATCGTGATGAAATTCTACAGGGGGATATACTTCCAATTACTTATTCAGCTTATAGCGCTTGTTTCCGTTCAGAGGCAGGATCTGCCGGGCGTGACACACGTGGCTTGATTCGTCAGCATCAATTTAACAAGGTAGAGTTAGTAAGGTTTGTTAAACCGGAAGACTCATATGCTGAATTAGAAATATTGACTGGCCATGCTGAAAAGGTGTTACAGCTACTTAATTTACCATACCGGGTCTTGAGCATGTGCACTGGGGATCTTGGATTCACAGCAGCTAAAAAATATGATTTAGAAGTATGGATTCCAAGCTATGGCACCTATAGAGAAATTTCTTCATGTTCAAATTTTGAGGCTTATCAAGCAAGGCGTGCGAATATTCGCTTCCGTCCGGAACCTAATGCAAAACCGCAACATGTCCATACATTAAATGGTTCAGGTTTGGCAATTGGCAGAACAGTGGCTGCTATTTTGGAGAATTACCAACAGGAAGATGGTACGGTGGAAATTCCAGAGGTACTCCGTCCGTATATGAGAAATAAAGAAGTAATTAATTAA
- a CDS encoding glycoside hydrolase family 18 protein has translation MQIHIVESTQTLGAIAARYSVTANVIAEANELPNPDQLVVGQALVIPIVGSFYWVEPGDSFWSIGRKLGIPYQELARINGITINHPLTIGMRLYIPPKQKTNREFNAYVEPLGGSVSEALESSTRKAAPYLTYLSPFGYLAKRDGSLTPPPLNNFPAIARDNNNLLVMVIANQENGQFSTELVHVLLTNEQVRNTFLTNIINEAKRVGFGDIHFDLERILPTDREAYNQFLRIARDRLHAEGLMISTALAPKTSGTQQGEWYEGHDYQAHGDIVDYTVIMTYEWGYSGGPAMAVSPIGPVRQVLEYALTVIPANKILMGQNLYGYDWTLPFEQGTTAKAVSPQQAIQIAANNQVAIQYDETSQAPFFHYTAEDGKNHEVWFEDARSIQAKFDLVKELKLRGVSYWKLGLSFPQNWLLITDNFEIVKK, from the coding sequence ATGCAAATTCATATTGTCGAATCTACTCAGACATTGGGTGCGATTGCTGCTCGCTATAGTGTAACAGCAAATGTAATTGCCGAAGCAAATGAATTACCAAACCCTGATCAACTTGTTGTTGGGCAAGCACTCGTTATTCCTATCGTGGGGAGCTTTTACTGGGTCGAACCTGGGGACAGCTTCTGGTCCATCGGTAGGAAATTAGGTATTCCTTATCAGGAGCTTGCCCGCATAAATGGAATTACAATCAACCATCCGCTCACAATCGGTATGCGTCTCTATATTCCACCAAAACAAAAGACGAATCGTGAATTTAATGCATATGTTGAACCCCTTGGTGGATCGGTTTCGGAAGCGCTTGAATCTAGCACACGTAAAGCCGCTCCGTATCTAACGTATTTGTCTCCATTCGGATACTTAGCCAAGCGAGATGGTTCCTTAACTCCGCCTCCATTAAATAATTTTCCTGCCATTGCCCGAGACAACAATAATCTACTTGTTATGGTTATTGCCAATCAAGAAAATGGACAATTCAGTACAGAGCTTGTCCATGTTCTCCTAACAAATGAGCAAGTGAGAAATACATTTTTAACAAATATTATTAATGAGGCGAAACGAGTTGGCTTTGGCGATATCCATTTCGATTTGGAACGTATTCTTCCAACTGATCGAGAAGCCTACAACCAATTTTTAAGGATTGCTCGCGATCGGTTACATGCTGAAGGTCTGATGATATCAACAGCATTAGCACCAAAAACAAGTGGAACACAGCAAGGAGAATGGTATGAAGGTCATGATTATCAAGCACATGGAGATATCGTAGATTATACCGTAATTATGACATATGAATGGGGTTATAGCGGTGGTCCAGCGATGGCTGTCTCACCAATTGGACCTGTGCGGCAGGTACTTGAATATGCACTAACAGTAATACCTGCAAATAAAATTTTAATGGGACAAAATTTATATGGTTATGACTGGACACTTCCTTTCGAGCAAGGAACAACAGCAAAAGCTGTTAGCCCACAGCAAGCTATCCAAATCGCTGCTAATAATCAAGTAGCTATCCAATATGATGAAACATCCCAAGCGCCATTTTTTCATTACACTGCCGAGGATGGAAAAAACCATGAAGTTTGGTTTGAAGATGCAAGATCTATTCAGGCAAAGTTTGACCTAGTAAAGGAATTAAAACTACGTGGTGTTAGCTATTGGAAACTCGGTCTCTCTTTCCCACAAAACTGGCTATTAATTACAGATAACTTTGAAATTGTAAAAAAATAA
- the tadA gene encoding tRNA adenosine(34) deaminase TadA — protein sequence MVHRSEEDYMLLAIAEAKKAEKLNEVPIGAVIILDGEVIATAYNLRETEQNAIAHAELLAIDRACKKLGTWRLENAELYVTLEPCSMCSGAIILSRIKKVVYGAPDPKGGCAGTLMNLLTDNRFNHQSNVIAGVLEEECGHLLSHFFRSIREKKKEEKQRKLMEKESINLDVTSH from the coding sequence ATGGTACATCGATCAGAAGAAGACTATATGCTGCTTGCTATAGCTGAAGCAAAAAAAGCAGAGAAATTAAATGAGGTTCCGATTGGGGCGGTTATTATTCTTGACGGGGAGGTCATCGCTACTGCTTATAATCTTAGGGAGACGGAACAAAATGCAATAGCACATGCAGAGCTTTTAGCGATTGACCGAGCGTGCAAAAAACTTGGTACGTGGCGCTTGGAAAATGCGGAGTTGTACGTGACACTCGAGCCATGCTCTATGTGTAGCGGTGCTATTATTTTATCCAGAATAAAAAAAGTGGTGTATGGAGCCCCAGATCCAAAAGGCGGCTGTGCAGGTACATTAATGAATTTACTCACTGATAATCGCTTTAATCACCAAAGTAATGTGATAGCAGGAGTATTAGAAGAGGAATGCGGACATTTGTTAAGTCATTTTTTTCGAAGTATTCGTGAAAAAAAGAAAGAAGAGAAACAGCGCAAATTAATGGAAAAAGAAAGTATCAATCTCGATGTGACCAGTCATTGA
- the dnaX gene encoding DNA polymerase III subunit gamma/tau, with product MSYQALYRVWRPQSFTDVVGQEHVTRTLQNALLQQKTSHAYLFSGPRGTGKTSAAKILAKAVNCEKMPVSEPCNECAACKGITDGSNQDVIEFDAASNSRVEEMRDVLDKVNFAPNSVPYKVYIIDEVHMLSISAFNALLKTLEEPPQHVIFILATTEPHKIPLTIISRCQRFDFKRITAQDIVGRMTHIATESGLQFDEKALHVVARAAEGGMRDALSLLDQAVSFSVDGVTVEDALAVTGSVAQSYLNRLGQAMHEKDIPQALEALEELMRQGKDPARFVEDLILYFRDMLLYKTAPNLEESLERALLDEGFTTLSTQIFPEQIYEYIDILNKTQQEMRFSNHARIYLEVCLVKLCQTESKTGVADDSSVQELFAKIDALEKEISLLKNNRPIGEEATKAQPSQKATRSTKRYLANTRMIREVLKDATREDLNAIKSRWGDLLEMLNSRQMRSQSALLNDAEPAAASPNAFVLKFKYEIHCQMAVENHKLIETISTFLKEVSGKQYQFVGVPEDQWTEIREEFLQSQTQSGEQGEENSEDPLIAEAMKLVGADLIEIKN from the coding sequence ATGAGCTATCAAGCATTATATCGAGTATGGCGACCGCAATCATTTACGGACGTTGTTGGTCAAGAACACGTAACAAGAACATTGCAAAACGCTCTCCTCCAACAAAAAACATCCCATGCTTATTTGTTTTCTGGACCACGTGGAACAGGAAAAACGAGCGCAGCCAAAATATTGGCTAAAGCGGTAAATTGCGAAAAGATGCCTGTATCCGAACCGTGTAATGAATGTGCTGCGTGTAAAGGGATTACAGACGGTTCCAATCAAGATGTGATTGAATTTGACGCTGCATCTAATAGTAGAGTTGAGGAAATGCGAGATGTGCTTGATAAAGTGAATTTTGCACCAAACTCTGTTCCTTATAAAGTATATATTATTGATGAAGTGCATATGCTTTCCATCAGTGCTTTCAACGCATTATTGAAAACATTGGAGGAGCCGCCACAGCATGTTATTTTCATATTGGCTACAACGGAGCCACATAAAATTCCATTGACGATCATATCACGTTGTCAGCGTTTCGATTTTAAACGGATTACTGCACAAGACATTGTTGGACGAATGACTCATATTGCAACTGAATCAGGGCTTCAGTTTGATGAAAAGGCGCTCCACGTTGTTGCTAGGGCCGCTGAAGGTGGAATGCGTGATGCACTTAGTCTTCTTGACCAAGCTGTTTCTTTTAGTGTTGATGGGGTGACAGTGGAGGACGCTTTAGCTGTAACAGGTTCAGTCGCACAAAGTTACTTAAATCGATTAGGACAAGCAATGCATGAAAAGGATATTCCACAGGCACTTGAGGCGCTTGAAGAGTTAATGCGTCAAGGAAAAGATCCGGCGCGTTTTGTAGAAGACCTAATTTTGTATTTTCGTGATATGCTTCTATATAAAACAGCCCCAAACTTGGAAGAATCATTAGAACGTGCACTACTTGATGAAGGATTTACAACATTATCAACGCAAATTTTTCCTGAACAGATATATGAATACATTGATATATTAAACAAAACCCAGCAAGAAATGAGATTTTCTAATCATGCGCGAATATACTTAGAAGTATGTTTAGTGAAACTTTGCCAAACAGAATCTAAAACAGGTGTTGCGGATGATTCAAGCGTACAAGAGTTATTCGCCAAAATTGATGCCCTTGAAAAAGAAATATCATTATTAAAAAACAATAGACCAATTGGGGAAGAGGCAACGAAAGCTCAACCATCCCAAAAAGCTACTCGGTCGACAAAAAGGTATCTCGCAAATACAAGGATGATTAGGGAAGTATTAAAAGATGCAACACGTGAAGATTTAAATGCGATCAAAAGCCGTTGGGGCGATCTACTTGAAATGCTGAACAGTAGGCAAATGCGTTCTCAATCTGCCCTTTTAAATGATGCAGAGCCGGCAGCTGCTTCACCTAATGCTTTTGTGTTAAAATTCAAGTATGAAATCCATTGTCAAATGGCAGTGGAAAATCATAAACTCATTGAAACAATATCAACATTTTTAAAAGAAGTGTCAGGAAAGCAATATCAATTTGTTGGTGTTCCAGAGGATCAATGGACTGAGATTAGAGAAGAGTTTTTGCAAAGCCAAACGCAAAGTGGTGAACAAGGTGAGGAAAATAGTGAAGATCCACTGATTGCGGAAGCGATGAAGCTTGTAGGTGCAGATTTGATTGAAATAAAAAATTAA
- a CDS encoding YbaB/EbfC family nucleoid-associated protein, translating into MRGGMGNMQGMMKQMQKMQKKMAEAQEELGEKRIEGSAGGGMVTVVVSGHKEVLEVNIKEEVVDPEDIEMLQDLVLAATNDALKKAEDLTSQTMGQFTKGINLPGM; encoded by the coding sequence ATGCGTGGTGGAATGGGAAATATGCAAGGTATGATGAAGCAAATGCAAAAGATGCAAAAGAAAATGGCTGAGGCGCAAGAAGAGCTAGGAGAAAAGCGGATTGAAGGATCAGCTGGTGGCGGTATGGTAACAGTTGTTGTATCTGGTCATAAAGAGGTGTTAGAAGTAAATATTAAAGAAGAAGTAGTTGATCCTGAAGACATTGAAATGCTACAAGACCTTGTGCTTGCTGCTACAAATGACGCTTTGAAGAAGGCAGAAGATCTGACAAGTCAAACGATGGGGCAATTCACTAAAGGAATCAACCTTCCTGGAATGTAG
- the recR gene encoding recombination mediator RecR — protein MHYPEPISKLIDSFMRLPGIGPKTAARLAFFVLNMKEDTVLDFAKALVNAKRDLGFCTVCGHITDQDPCYICKDERRDRSVICVVQEAKDVIAMEKMKEYSGLYHVLHGSISPMEGIGPEDINIPDLLKRLQDDTVQEVILATNPNIEGEATAMYISRLLKPSGITVTRIAHGLPVGGDLEYADEVTLSKAMEGRREL, from the coding sequence ATGCACTATCCTGAACCAATATCAAAGCTAATTGATAGCTTTATGAGACTGCCGGGAATCGGGCCAAAAACTGCTGCCCGCCTGGCTTTTTTTGTTTTAAATATGAAAGAAGACACAGTGTTAGACTTTGCAAAGGCACTCGTAAATGCCAAGCGCGACTTGGGATTTTGTACGGTTTGTGGCCATATTACGGATCAAGATCCCTGCTATATTTGTAAAGACGAGCGACGGGATAGAAGTGTGATCTGTGTAGTCCAGGAAGCGAAAGATGTTATTGCAATGGAAAAGATGAAAGAGTACAGTGGACTTTACCATGTATTACATGGTTCGATTTCTCCAATGGAGGGAATTGGACCAGAGGATATTAATATTCCTGATCTATTAAAAAGGCTACAGGATGATACTGTGCAGGAAGTAATTCTAGCTACAAATCCAAATATTGAAGGTGAAGCTACAGCGATGTATATTAGTAGGCTCTTAAAGCCGTCTGGTATTACGGTAACTAGAATTGCTCATGGTTTGCCGGTTGGAGGAGATCTGGAATACGCGGACGAAGTCACCCTCTCTAAAGCAATGGAAGGTAGAAGAGAATTATAA
- a CDS encoding YaaL family protein, which produces MFRKQKLRKAYDQKLIDVMESTRENWLHQRHLENLSYEQSEDIRCRTLLAQAKYFFLFREAKIRKISTKK; this is translated from the coding sequence ATGTTTCGTAAACAGAAGCTTCGTAAAGCGTATGACCAGAAATTAATAGATGTAATGGAAAGTACACGAGAAAATTGGCTTCATCAAAGACATTTGGAAAACTTAAGCTATGAACAAAGTGAAGATATACGTTGTAGAACATTACTTGCACAAGCAAAATACTTTTTTTTATTTCGAGAAGCAAAAATCAGAAAAATATCAACGAAAAAATAA
- a CDS encoding pro-sigmaK processing inhibitor BofA family protein: MIIILAIFGLIAFLLVVGMPGKALKWTGQAVMKVMIGAIFLFFLNAIGNQFGIFVPINFATSVVSGFLGLPGVAALTVIQLWII, encoded by the coding sequence ATGATAATTATATTGGCAATCTTTGGATTGATTGCTTTCTTGTTGGTAGTCGGGATGCCAGGTAAGGCATTGAAGTGGACTGGACAGGCTGTTATGAAAGTGATGATAGGTGCTATATTCCTATTTTTTTTAAATGCCATCGGCAATCAATTTGGCATTTTTGTGCCAATTAATTTCGCCACTTCTGTTGTTTCTGGTTTTTTAGGATTGCCGGGCGTTGCCGCTTTAACTGTAATACAATTATGGATCATTTAA
- a CDS encoding FAD-dependent oxidoreductase, whose translation MDLKHETFDVSVLGGGPAGITAALSAARSGAKTILIEKYGFLGGMSTAAMVYPWMTFHTATGKQVIRGIAQEIVDKLMSLDASPGHLRDTIGFVHTLTPYNPEVYKMVAFDLLEEAGVKLLMHSMVTEVNMSDQQIASVSVYNKSGKVNIKSKVFVDATGDGDVAYLAGAPWEKGNKDEKVQPMTMKFRMKGVKLDEVKKYMQENPDEFYEKSLVSELDKLPLTGVMGFYRQWDEANLPIARDGILFFAGPGDDEALINVSRVSGLDPTNTEDLTAAEIEGRRQVYMLEKFFRQYIPGFSEATVVSTGTQIGVREARRIIGEYVLNGEDVLNGTRFADVIARSGYPIDIHNPEGKGVTANFIKEGGAYDIPYRSIVPKSVNNLLLAGRCISTTHEAQATTRLTPSCMAIGQAAGAAAAIAAKENCAARDVNISSLQNELIKGNADLG comes from the coding sequence ATGGATTTAAAGCATGAAACATTTGATGTAAGCGTTCTCGGTGGAGGGCCAGCAGGGATCACAGCGGCCCTTAGCGCAGCAAGAAGTGGCGCGAAAACAATATTGATAGAAAAGTATGGATTTTTAGGAGGAATGTCAACCGCTGCAATGGTATATCCATGGATGACGTTTCATACTGCTACAGGAAAACAAGTAATTCGTGGAATTGCTCAAGAAATAGTAGATAAACTAATGAGTCTGGATGCTTCACCGGGCCATTTACGAGATACTATCGGATTTGTTCATACATTAACACCTTACAATCCAGAAGTGTATAAAATGGTGGCTTTTGATTTATTAGAAGAAGCCGGAGTGAAGCTGCTCATGCATTCTATGGTCACTGAGGTAAACATGTCTGATCAGCAAATTGCTAGTGTATCTGTATATAATAAAAGTGGAAAAGTAAATATTAAATCAAAAGTTTTTGTTGATGCAACTGGAGATGGAGATGTAGCTTATCTTGCTGGAGCTCCGTGGGAAAAAGGAAATAAGGATGAAAAGGTTCAGCCGATGACGATGAAATTTAGAATGAAAGGTGTAAAGCTGGACGAAGTAAAGAAATATATGCAGGAAAACCCGGATGAATTTTATGAAAAGTCATTAGTTAGTGAACTAGATAAATTACCATTAACCGGGGTTATGGGTTTTTATCGTCAATGGGATGAAGCGAATTTACCGATTGCTCGAGATGGTATTTTATTTTTTGCGGGTCCAGGGGATGATGAAGCATTAATCAATGTATCCCGTGTGTCAGGTCTAGATCCAACGAATACTGAAGACTTAACAGCAGCTGAAATTGAAGGACGAAGACAAGTATATATGCTAGAAAAGTTTTTTCGACAATATATACCTGGTTTTTCAGAGGCCACAGTAGTTTCTACTGGAACTCAAATAGGTGTGAGGGAAGCACGAAGAATTATAGGGGAATATGTTCTAAATGGTGAAGACGTGTTGAATGGAACGAGATTTGCCGATGTGATTGCTAGAAGCGGTTACCCGATCGATATTCATAATCCAGAAGGGAAAGGCGTGACAGCTAATTTTATTAAGGAAGGTGGCGCATATGACATACCATATCGATCCATCGTCCCTAAAAGTGTCAATAATTTATTGTTAGCAGGACGCTGCATTTCTACTACACACGAAGCACAAGCAACGACACGTTTAACACCAAGCTGTATGGCAATTGGACAAGCGGCAGGAGCGGCGGCCGCAATCGCAGCCAAAGAAAATTGTGCAGCCAGAGATGTAAATATATCTTCACTACAAAATGAACTAATAAAGGGAAATGCTGATCTAGGGTAA
- a CDS encoding sigma factor G inhibitor Gin — translation MEKCIVCDEAQKHGIHLYTSFICTDCEKAMINTDPTDPTYKYFINQLKVVTESKIMS, via the coding sequence ATGGAGAAATGCATCGTTTGCGATGAAGCGCAAAAGCATGGTATTCATCTTTATACATCTTTTATCTGTACAGATTGCGAGAAAGCTATGATTAATACGGATCCAACCGATCCAACATACAAGTATTTTATCAATCAACTAAAAGTAGTTACAGAATCGAAAATCATGTCTTGA